A single genomic interval of Streptomyces sp. BA2 harbors:
- a CDS encoding DUF4287 domain-containing protein: MSQVFSEETHRNLIARIPHCTGREISDWLRAVDEGPSLFRFEEKVSWLRAEHNLAYGHAKAIIHEYDLRRAARKLL, translated from the coding sequence ATGTCCCAAGTCTTCTCCGAGGAGACCCACCGCAATCTGATCGCCCGAATCCCCCACTGCACCGGTCGTGAGATCTCCGACTGGCTTCGCGCCGTGGACGAAGGCCCTTCTCTCTTCCGCTTCGAGGAGAAGGTCAGCTGGCTCCGCGCGGAGCACAACCTGGCTTATGGGCACGCCAAGGCAATCATTCACGAGTACGACTTGCGGCGGGCCGCCCGCAAGCTGCTCTGA
- a CDS encoding Bax inhibitor-1/YccA family protein, translating to MRSSNPVFSRRGFSRDNGYAGFGTQPQAGGPAVGTQTQQGNPYAGAGQQAPTNPYAANPYAQQDLQHGAPQAPVTTAGRMTMDDVVMRTATTLGTLLVTAALAWALLPVDDANISKSFGIAIGAGLVAMVLGLVQAFKRKASPALILTYAALEGVFLGVVSSIVDNRIADGAAMQAVLGTMAVFVGVLVAYKAGWIRVNRRFYGFVMAAAMGFLLLTAVNLLFAVFGGGDGLGFRSGGLGIVFGIVGILLGACFLALDFKQVEDGIAYGAPKEEAWLAAFGLTMTLVWIYLEFLRLIAILQGND from the coding sequence ATGAGGAGCAGTAACCCGGTCTTCTCGCGACGGGGGTTCAGCCGCGACAACGGCTACGCGGGCTTCGGCACGCAGCCGCAGGCCGGGGGACCCGCCGTCGGGACGCAGACCCAGCAGGGCAACCCGTACGCGGGTGCGGGCCAGCAGGCCCCCACCAATCCGTACGCGGCGAACCCGTACGCCCAGCAGGACCTGCAGCACGGCGCCCCCCAGGCGCCCGTAACCACCGCCGGCCGTATGACGATGGACGACGTCGTCATGCGTACGGCCACCACACTCGGCACGCTCCTGGTCACGGCAGCGCTCGCATGGGCGCTGCTGCCGGTGGACGACGCCAACATCAGCAAGTCGTTCGGCATCGCGATCGGCGCAGGCCTCGTCGCGATGGTGCTCGGCCTGGTGCAGGCCTTCAAGCGCAAGGCCTCGCCCGCGCTGATCCTGACGTACGCCGCTCTGGAAGGTGTCTTCCTCGGCGTCGTCTCCAGCATCGTCGACAACCGCATCGCTGACGGCGCGGCCATGCAGGCCGTGCTCGGCACGATGGCCGTCTTCGTCGGTGTCCTCGTCGCCTACAAGGCCGGCTGGATCCGCGTCAACCGTCGCTTCTACGGCTTCGTGATGGCCGCGGCGATGGGCTTCCTGCTCCTCACCGCGGTGAACCTGCTGTTCGCGGTCTTCGGTGGCGGCGACGGCCTCGGCTTCCGCAGCGGCGGCCTCGGCATCGTCTTCGGCATCGTCGGCATCCTGCTCGGCGCGTGCTTCCTGGCCCTGGACTTCAAGCAGGTCGAGGACGGCATCGCGTACGGCGCGCCGAAGGAAGAGGCCTGGCTCGCGGCGTTCGGTCTGACGATGACGCTCGTCTGGATCTACCTCGAGTTCCTGCGTCTGATCGCCATCTTGCAGGGCAACGACTGA
- a CDS encoding MFS transporter, producing MTAPQGAAPQRTFRSVAPVIALCWLVVFFDGMDVNIYGAVMPHLIDDKDFGFTTSTAGTIGSWTTFGMLIGALGCGTLTDWIGRKPMVTGSVALFSLGSAVCALAPTAAVFGGGRFIAGLGLGGLMPISLAIVAEFAPRRRAALATGLMMTSYHAGGMAATGLGLWLGPDHGWRVVFWAGVLPAAVAIPLVLKWLPESPGVLLAKGRTSEAEAVAARYLLPSPTLAEAPEAGAKGRFAAVASLFGPGQRFATPLLWLASFAGLLLVYGVSTWLPELMRASGYSLSSSVTFLMVINAGGIVGMLVAGRLADKFGAVRISAIWFLLTACGTFLLRAELPLGVAYVIVFMTGIWLFSAQVMVYASAPSVYTPAQRATGLGWITGVGRTGAVVGPWLGGAVVSGGNASLGFTTFAVAAVLGAVAISLVPLVRRSRRTPADEGVSPASPGTESTGPNVLGHKEGKILPKH from the coding sequence GTGACCGCTCCCCAAGGTGCCGCGCCCCAGCGGACCTTCAGATCCGTCGCCCCCGTCATAGCCCTGTGCTGGCTCGTCGTCTTCTTCGACGGCATGGACGTCAACATCTACGGCGCCGTGATGCCGCACCTCATCGACGACAAGGACTTCGGCTTCACCACGTCGACCGCGGGCACCATCGGCTCCTGGACCACCTTCGGCATGCTCATCGGCGCCCTCGGCTGCGGCACGCTCACCGACTGGATCGGCCGCAAGCCGATGGTCACGGGCAGCGTCGCGCTGTTCTCGCTGGGCTCCGCGGTCTGCGCGCTCGCGCCCACCGCCGCCGTCTTCGGAGGCGGGCGGTTCATCGCCGGGCTCGGGCTCGGCGGCCTCATGCCGATCAGCCTCGCGATCGTCGCCGAGTTCGCGCCGCGGCGCAGGGCCGCCCTCGCCACCGGCCTGATGATGACCTCGTACCACGCGGGCGGCATGGCGGCCACGGGCCTCGGACTCTGGCTCGGGCCCGACCACGGCTGGCGCGTCGTCTTCTGGGCGGGCGTGCTCCCCGCGGCAGTCGCCATCCCCCTCGTACTGAAGTGGCTGCCCGAATCACCCGGCGTGCTGCTCGCCAAGGGCCGCACGAGCGAGGCCGAGGCCGTCGCCGCTCGTTACCTGCTGCCGTCCCCGACGCTCGCCGAAGCCCCCGAGGCGGGCGCCAAGGGCCGCTTCGCCGCCGTCGCCTCGCTCTTCGGCCCCGGCCAGCGGTTCGCGACCCCGCTCCTGTGGCTCGCGTCCTTCGCCGGGCTCCTCCTCGTCTACGGGGTCTCCACCTGGCTCCCCGAGCTGATGCGCGCCTCCGGCTATTCGCTCTCCTCCTCGGTCACCTTCCTCATGGTGATCAACGCGGGCGGCATCGTCGGCATGCTCGTCGCGGGGCGGCTGGCGGACAAGTTCGGCGCCGTACGCATCTCCGCGATCTGGTTCCTGCTCACCGCCTGCGGAACCTTCCTCCTCAGGGCCGAGCTGCCCCTGGGCGTCGCCTACGTGATCGTCTTCATGACCGGCATCTGGCTCTTCTCGGCGCAGGTGATGGTCTACGCCTCCGCCCCTTCCGTCTACACGCCCGCCCAGCGCGCCACCGGCCTCGGCTGGATCACCGGCGTCGGGCGCACCGGCGCGGTCGTCGGGCCGTGGCTGGGAGGCGCCGTCGTCTCCGGCGGGAACGCGTCCCTCGGATTCACCACGTTCGCCGTGGCCGCCGTGCTCGGAGCCGTCGCGATCTCGCTGGTGCCACTCGTCCGGCGCAGTCGGCGTACCCCGGCCGACGAGGGCGTATCCCCGGCCTCACCGGGAACAGAGAGCACCGGGCCGAACGTTCTTGGTCACAAGGAGGGAAAGATCCTCCCCAAGCACTAG
- a CDS encoding 4-hydroxybenzoate 3-monooxygenase → MRTTVGIIGAGPAGLLLARLLHNAGIDSVVLETRDRAYVEQRQRAGILEQGTVDVLREAGAAARMDREGIPHDGIELRFDRRRHRVDFPALTGGRSVMVYAQTEVCKDLIALQLADGGPLLFEAEALAVEGAESTSPRVRFRHQGREDVLECDYVVGCDGSWGVARKAVPADVSRVFERTYPFGWLGILADVPPSHDELVYARHDRGFALLSMRSPVVTRAYLQVPAGTDAADWGDEEIWDELDRRLETDDPAWTLKRGPITSKSVTPMRSYVHEPMRHGRVFLAGDAAHIVPPTGAKGLNLAVGDVVTFARALVEYRETGSDARLEAYSETCLRRVWQAERFSYAMTTMLHRAPEATPFDDRIQLAQLDRITTARPAETELAESYTGFPLD, encoded by the coding sequence ATGCGCACCACCGTCGGAATCATCGGAGCCGGACCGGCGGGCCTGCTCCTCGCCCGCCTGCTGCACAACGCCGGCATCGATTCCGTCGTCCTGGAGACCCGCGACCGCGCCTACGTCGAACAGCGCCAGCGCGCCGGGATCCTGGAGCAGGGCACCGTCGACGTCCTGCGCGAGGCGGGCGCCGCCGCCCGCATGGACCGTGAGGGCATCCCGCACGACGGCATCGAGCTGCGCTTCGACCGCCGCAGGCACCGCGTCGACTTCCCCGCCCTGACCGGCGGCAGGTCCGTGATGGTCTACGCCCAGACCGAGGTCTGCAAGGACCTCATAGCCCTCCAGCTCGCGGACGGGGGCCCGCTGCTCTTCGAGGCCGAGGCCCTTGCCGTCGAGGGCGCCGAGTCCACAAGCCCGCGCGTCCGCTTCCGCCACCAGGGCCGCGAGGACGTCCTGGAGTGCGACTACGTGGTCGGCTGCGACGGCTCCTGGGGCGTGGCCCGCAAGGCCGTGCCCGCCGATGTCTCCCGGGTCTTCGAGCGGACGTACCCCTTCGGGTGGCTCGGCATCCTCGCCGACGTACCGCCCTCGCACGACGAGCTGGTCTACGCCCGCCATGACCGCGGCTTCGCCCTGCTCTCCATGCGCTCGCCCGTCGTCACGCGCGCCTACCTGCAAGTCCCCGCCGGGACGGACGCCGCCGACTGGGGCGACGAGGAGATCTGGGACGAGCTCGACCGCCGCCTGGAGACCGACGACCCCGCCTGGACGCTCAAGCGCGGGCCCATCACCTCCAAGTCCGTCACCCCCATGCGCAGTTACGTCCACGAACCGATGCGGCACGGGCGCGTCTTCCTCGCCGGGGACGCCGCCCACATCGTCCCGCCCACCGGAGCCAAGGGCCTCAACCTCGCCGTCGGCGACGTCGTCACCTTCGCCCGCGCGCTCGTCGAGTACCGCGAGACCGGCTCCGACGCCCGCCTTGAGGCGTACTCGGAGACCTGCCTGCGCCGCGTCTGGCAGGCCGAACGGTTCTCGTACGCCATGACCACGATGCTGCACCGCGCCCCCGAAGCCACCCCCTTCGACGACCGCATCCAGCTCGCTCAGCTGGACCGCATCACCACCGCACGCCCGGCCGAGACCGAACTCGCCGAGAGCTACACCGGATTCCCGCTCGACTGA